Proteins encoded in a region of the Phocoena phocoena chromosome X, mPhoPho1.1, whole genome shotgun sequence genome:
- the GPR101 gene encoding probable G-protein coupled receptor 101 has product MASTCTNSTRENNSSHTCVPLSKMPISLAHGIIRSSVLLIFLTASFVGNIVLALVLQRKPQLLQVTNRFIFNLLVTDLLQISLVAPWVVATSVPFFWPLNSHFCTALVSLTHLFAFASVNTIVVVSVDRYLSIIHPLSYPAKMTPRRGYMLLYGTWIVAILQSTPPLYGWGQAAFDERNALCSMIWGASPSYTILSVVSFVIIPLIVMIACYSVVFGAARRQHALLYNVKSHSLEVRAKDHVENEDEEGDKKIEFQGESEFHCQDEGEVKAKEGSVEAKDGSRKAKEGSVETGEGSVEAKGSEEVRESSLVAGEGSTKIQSSKKADKGRLEVTQCNIDLGEDDMEFGEDDIHFSEDDIEAVNITESLPVSHRNSTGDPPLPRCYQCKAAKVIFLIIFSYVLSLGPYCFLAVLAVWVDVQTKVPQWVITIIIWLFFLQCCIHPYIYGYMHKTIKKEIQDMLKKFFCKEKPPKDDSHPDLPGTEAGTEGGTEGKIIPSHDSATSP; this is encoded by the coding sequence atGGCGTCCACCTGCACCAACAGCACGCGCGAAAACAACAGCAGCCACACGTGCGTGCCCCTCTCCAAAATGCCCATCAGCCTGGCGCACGGCATCATCCGCTCGAGCGTCCTGCTCATCTTCCTCACCGCCTCCTTCGTGGGCAACATAGTGCTGGCGCTCGTGCTGCAGCGCAAGCCGCAGCTGCTGCAGGTGACCAACCGCTTCATCTTTAACCTCCTCGTCACTGACCTGCTGCAGATTTCACTCGTGGCCCCCTGGGTGGTGGCCACCTCCGTGCCCTTTTTCTGGCCCCTCAACAGCCACTTCTGTACCGCCCTGGTTAGCCTCACTCACCTGTTCGCCTTTGCCAGCGTCAACACCATCGTCGTGGTGTCGGTGGATCGCTACCTGTCCATCATCCACCCTCTCTCCTACCCGGCCAAGATGACCCCGCGCCGGGGTTACATGCTCCTCTACGGCACCTGGATCGTGGCCATCCTGCAGAGCACACCCCCACTCTATGGCTGGGGCCAGGCTGCCTTTGATGAGCGCAATGCCCTCTGCTCCATGATCTGGGGGGCCAGCCCCAGCTACACCATTCTCAGCGTCGTGTCCTTCGTCATCATCCCGCTGATTGTCATGATCGCCTGCTACTCTGTGGTGTTCGGTGCAGCCCGCCGGCAGCACGCTCTGCTCTACAACGTCAAGAGCCACAGCTTGGAGGTGCGAGCCAAGGACCACGTGGAGAATGAGGACGAAGAGGGAGACAAAAAGATTGAGTTCCAGGGTGAGAGCGAGTTCCACTGCCAGGATGAAGGTGAGGTCAAGGCCAAGGAGGGCAGTGTGGAAGCCAAGGATGGCAGCAGGAAGGCCAAAGAAGGGAGCGTGGAGACCGGTGAGGGGAGCGTGGAGGCCAAGGGCAGTGAGGAGGTCAGAGAAAGCAGCTTGGTGGCCGGCGAAGGCAGCACCAAAATTCAGAGCAGCAAGAAGGCAGACAAGGGCCGCCTAGAGGTCACCCAGTGCAACATTGACTTGGGTGAAGATGACATGGAGTTTGGTGAGGATGACATCCATTTCAGCGAGGATGACATTGAGGCGGTGAACATCACAGAGAGTCTCCCAGTCAGTCATCGAAACAGCACCGGCGACCCCCCTCTGCCCAGGTGCTACCAGTGCAAAGCTGCTAAAGTGATCTTCCTCATCATCTTCTCCTACGTGCTGTCCCTGGGGCCCTACTGCTTTCTAGCGGTTTTGGCCGTGTGGGTGGATGTCCAAACCAAGGTACCCCAGTGGGTGATCACCATAATTATCTGGCTTTTCTTCCTGCAGTGCTGCATCCACCCCTACATCTATGGCTACATGCACAAGACCATCAAGAAGGAGATCCAGGATATGCTGAAGAAGTTCTTCTGCAAGGAGAAGCCCCCCAAAGACGACAGCCACCCAGACCTGCCTGGAACCGAAGCCGGCACCGAGGGTGGAACTGAAGGCAAGATCATCCCTTCTCATGATTCTGCCACTTCGCCTTGA